The proteins below are encoded in one region of Alkalinema sp. FACHB-956:
- a CDS encoding polysaccharide deacetylase family protein: MPRRDRFILLSFDVEEFDIPLEYGQTVDPETQFQVSLQGLQAVLGVLDRLNVRATFFTTANFALRFPEVMQAIAQRHEVASHGFYHSSFEVQDLAKSRQVLADVTGQAIVGYRMARLQPVADREIAAAGYRYNSSMNPTWIPGRYNNLKQPRQPYRVDRLLNIPVSVTPGIRFPLFWLSFKNLPLWCYKLLSVWTLVSDRQLNLYFHPWEFGPIQGYGLPQYIARHGGAAMVTRLERYLRWIGRYGQFVTFAEFCDRTTAPHQQPQLPVNPT; encoded by the coding sequence ATGCCACGCCGCGATCGCTTCATTCTCCTCAGCTTTGATGTCGAAGAATTTGATATTCCCCTGGAATATGGCCAAACGGTCGATCCAGAAACCCAGTTCCAGGTGTCCTTACAGGGTTTGCAAGCGGTTTTAGGGGTGCTCGATCGATTGAATGTGCGGGCAACTTTTTTTACCACGGCTAACTTTGCCCTACGTTTTCCGGAGGTGATGCAAGCGATCGCCCAACGCCATGAAGTTGCGTCCCACGGGTTTTACCATTCCTCCTTTGAGGTGCAGGATTTAGCCAAATCGCGGCAAGTGTTAGCGGATGTCACTGGGCAAGCGATCGTGGGGTATCGCATGGCGCGGCTGCAACCGGTGGCCGATCGGGAAATTGCAGCAGCGGGCTATCGCTACAATTCCTCCATGAATCCCACCTGGATCCCCGGACGCTATAACAATCTCAAGCAACCCCGGCAGCCCTATAGGGTAGATCGTTTGCTGAATATTCCCGTATCCGTCACCCCTGGCATTCGGTTTCCCTTGTTTTGGCTGAGTTTCAAGAACTTGCCGCTCTGGTGCTACAAGCTACTGTCAGTGTGGACATTGGTGAGCGATCGCCAACTCAATCTGTACTTCCATCCCTGGGAGTTTGGGCCGATCCAAGGCTACGGACTGCCGCAGTATATTGCGCGCCATGGGGGCGCTGCGATGGTGACCCGATTGGAACGCTATTTGCGGTGGATTGGGCGTTATGGGCAATTTGTGACCTTTGCGGAATTTTGCGATCGAACAACCGCGCCGCACCAGCAACCGCAGCTTCCGGTTAACCCGACTTAA
- a CDS encoding AbrB/MazE/SpoVT family DNA-binding domain-containing protein yields the protein MFSTTVTDTGQITLPEEIRQHLKLVGGSRIEFVIDEDGEVKIFPLNVAVEDLSGILYRPGTQRVSFEEMETAISEAVDDWN from the coding sequence ATGTTCAGCACCACAGTAACCGATACTGGTCAAATCACTCTGCCGGAAGAAATTCGCCAACATCTCAAGCTGGTGGGCGGCAGCCGCATTGAGTTTGTGATTGACGAAGACGGTGAAGTCAAAATTTTTCCCCTCAATGTTGCAGTAGAAGACTTATCTGGAATTCTCTACCGCCCAGGAACTCAACGAGTATCCTTTGAGGAAATGGAAACAGCAATCTCCGAGGCGGTAGATGATTGGAATTGA
- a CDS encoding DUF3288 family protein has product MASEKRDQQHPLYATDRQIVNSLLSGEPTDYNLAELARLRIRYQGFPGARDIQTDLDKVLSQWQLTEAVLFEKTRELHGSTRLYNVRGRRQEEDWS; this is encoded by the coding sequence ATGGCTTCTGAAAAGCGCGACCAACAACACCCGCTCTACGCCACCGATCGGCAGATTGTCAATTCTCTCCTGAGCGGTGAACCCACGGACTATAACTTAGCAGAACTGGCTCGATTACGGATCCGCTATCAAGGGTTCCCCGGTGCCCGGGATATCCAAACGGACTTAGACAAAGTGCTGAGTCAGTGGCAGTTGACGGAAGCGGTTCTGTTTGAAAAAACCCGCGAACTCCACGGCAGCACTCGGCTCTACAACGTGCGAGGACGACGCCAAGAAGAAGACTGGAGTTAG
- a CDS encoding VOC family protein has product MTSSQPRLSSIKSEGSIGILYDSAWVTIAVTDLSAAQQFYQALFACEPSRILPDRYVEFQLAGLRLGIYRPTKFPISASERSEIAALPQASISLCFQVQDLDTTIAQLDQLQVPHDAVAIASHGREVYAYDPNGNRLIFYQPNAR; this is encoded by the coding sequence ATGACTTCTTCTCAACCTCGGCTTAGCTCTATCAAAAGTGAAGGATCCATAGGAATTCTGTATGATTCCGCTTGGGTGACGATCGCGGTAACTGATTTATCCGCTGCCCAACAGTTCTATCAGGCGCTGTTTGCCTGCGAACCCAGCCGCATCTTGCCCGATCGCTATGTGGAGTTCCAGTTGGCTGGACTACGGTTAGGAATTTATCGACCCACAAAATTTCCTATCAGTGCTTCGGAAAGGTCAGAGATCGCGGCGCTGCCCCAAGCATCCATAAGTTTGTGCTTTCAGGTGCAGGACTTGGATACCACAATCGCCCAGCTTGACCAATTACAGGTTCCCCACGATGCGGTCGCGATCGCATCCCATGGCCGCGAAGTCTATGCCTACGATCCCAACGGCAATCGCCTGATTTTTTATCAACCCAATGCCCGTTAA
- a CDS encoding MlaD family protein produces the protein MRSRMIREGSVGLLILTGLGLFVFLAAWIKGFNPANRSFEVTVDFSNISGVQVGSPVRYRGVVVGRIASIQPGPNGVEVKINIAPANLVIPSNVEVSVNQSSLLGESMMDLTPKPDTPTLQATTKPLDRDCDQSQMLCDGSRLKGQLGVSTEELIRSTIQFTNAYSNPAFVKDLAKLTQNSSTAAAEIAKVSREFGSLARSARQELSVVSGTAKTFATTAQSLGGVANRANLTLAQVNELLASNRTTLVTTLENLSQTSSALRSSVTKLEPAIDRVASGQLLQNLEQLSANAAQASANLKDASTALNNPANLALLQQTLDSARATFQNAQKITADLDDLVGDPKLRDNLRNLINGLSGLVSSSQQLQQQAQMAQVLEPMSQTAKAQALNAPGAVPPTAASQAMPPRSTTSPSVSLRSGSPSNTSPNPQ, from the coding sequence ATGCGATCGCGAATGATTCGAGAGGGTTCAGTCGGTTTACTCATTTTGACGGGACTTGGACTCTTTGTATTTTTAGCAGCTTGGATCAAAGGGTTTAATCCGGCCAATCGCAGTTTTGAAGTGACGGTTGATTTCAGCAATATTTCCGGGGTTCAGGTGGGATCTCCTGTTCGGTATCGGGGGGTTGTGGTAGGCCGGATTGCCAGCATTCAGCCGGGGCCGAATGGCGTTGAAGTGAAAATTAATATTGCCCCTGCTAATTTGGTGATTCCCAGTAATGTTGAAGTCAGTGTCAACCAGTCAAGCTTGCTGGGGGAAAGTATGATGGATCTTACGCCTAAGCCTGACACCCCGACGCTACAAGCAACTACAAAACCCCTCGATCGGGATTGCGATCAGAGTCAAATGCTCTGCGATGGTTCGCGACTGAAGGGGCAACTGGGGGTGAGTACAGAAGAGCTAATTCGCAGCACCATCCAGTTCACCAATGCCTACAGCAATCCTGCCTTTGTCAAGGATTTAGCCAAACTGACCCAGAACTCTAGCACCGCTGCTGCGGAAATTGCCAAGGTCAGCCGTGAGTTTGGGAGTCTGGCCCGCAGCGCCCGCCAGGAACTCTCGGTCGTCTCAGGCACCGCTAAAACCTTTGCTACAACGGCCCAATCCTTAGGAGGAGTGGCCAATCGTGCCAATTTGACGCTGGCCCAGGTGAATGAGCTACTGGCCAGTAATCGCACAACTCTAGTGACGACGTTGGAAAACTTGAGCCAAACCAGCAGTGCCCTGCGATCGTCGGTGACGAAGTTGGAGCCTGCGATCGATCGGGTTGCCAGCGGCCAGCTTCTACAAAACCTAGAACAGTTATCCGCCAATGCCGCCCAAGCCTCGGCCAATCTCAAAGATGCTTCCACTGCGTTAAATAATCCAGCGAATCTAGCATTGCTCCAGCAAACCTTGGATTCGGCCCGCGCCACGTTTCAAAATGCGCAGAAAATCACAGCGGATCTGGATGACTTAGTGGGTGATCCGAAGCTGCGGGATAATTTGCGGAATCTGATTAATGGTCTCAGTGGGTTGGTGTCTTCCAGTCAGCAGTTGCAGCAGCAGGCGCAGATGGCGCAGGTTTTGGAACCGATGTCCCAAACGGCTAAAGCACAAGCCTTGAATGCCCCAGGTGCAGTACCGCCAACGGCTGCTTCCCAAGCTATGCCACCTCGATCGACAACTTCTCCCTCAGTTTCTTTGCGATCGGGCAGTCCTTCCAATACTTCACCTAACCCGCAGTAG
- a CDS encoding type II toxin-antitoxin system VapC family toxin: MIGIDTNILVRYLTRDDEQQWQQAFAIIQQNQPCFITNIVLCELVWVLRGTHYNFRKDKIITVLESMLHSAAFEFENRSTVDQALQRYKQGKADFSDYLIGAVSRQAGCTETVSFDGKLKGERGFQCLE; this comes from the coding sequence ATGATTGGAATTGATACTAATATTCTTGTCCGATACCTTACTCGAGATGATGAACAGCAGTGGCAGCAGGCTTTTGCAATCATTCAGCAGAATCAGCCCTGCTTTATCACCAATATCGTTCTGTGTGAGTTGGTTTGGGTTCTTCGGGGCACGCACTACAATTTTCGCAAAGACAAGATTATTACTGTCCTAGAATCCATGTTGCATAGTGCAGCTTTTGAATTTGAAAATCGATCAACAGTTGACCAAGCCCTACAGCGATACAAACAGGGCAAAGCAGATTTTTCTGATTATTTGATTGGGGCTGTCTCTCGGCAAGCAGGTTGCACAGAAACTGTCAGCTTCGACGGTAAGTTGAAAGGTGAGCGAGGGTTTCAGTGCCTCGAATAG
- a CDS encoding VWD domain-containing protein — translation MQILRRFRHYVLAIAAALGAIGLESLLRRGMALILSALMLGGPTLPGELVANAQDISDELIPPPLQRIANCTLNASGDLNQGRSYGDPHIKTFDGKTYSFQTVGEFLLAKAQNNPFEIQARHTPVNASLSLNSAVALRVCGDRLGFYTQNFPDGDSSHGVWVNGKPIKVGETPVTLPTGGAIALKDNLYVINSPTGEKVTLAKSTVQQQTFFNIAVFIPNSQRNQMIGLLGNFNGNPKDDMTIRGKGVLPEQSSYGNLSQALSFVGVSTGPVSLSAAEQLYFKQMYNEFGNSWRVSATESLFDYPQGLTTAKFTDLKFPNEYLTLNMLGRQRIEAAQKTCQKEGVTADMMEGCIFDVGFSGFSGFARTTAQINSYLKTAQALFPGLGIPTVEQAVDRAVEKVRPKVCLPFVGCR, via the coding sequence ATGCAGATCCTTCGACGATTTCGTCACTATGTCCTCGCGATCGCTGCCGCCCTGGGCGCGATCGGCCTAGAAAGCCTCCTACGTCGCGGCATGGCCCTCATCCTGAGCGCACTCATGCTCGGCGGCCCCACCCTCCCCGGCGAACTCGTCGCCAACGCCCAAGATATCTCCGACGAACTCATCCCACCCCCCCTGCAACGCATCGCCAACTGCACCCTCAATGCCAGCGGCGATCTCAACCAAGGCCGCAGCTACGGCGACCCCCACATCAAAACCTTCGACGGCAAAACCTATAGCTTCCAAACCGTCGGCGAATTCCTCCTCGCCAAAGCCCAAAATAACCCCTTTGAAATCCAAGCCCGCCACACCCCCGTCAACGCCTCCCTCTCCCTCAACAGCGCCGTCGCCCTGCGCGTCTGCGGCGATCGCCTCGGCTTCTACACCCAAAACTTCCCCGATGGCGACAGCAGCCACGGCGTCTGGGTCAACGGCAAACCCATCAAAGTCGGCGAAACCCCCGTCACCCTACCCACCGGCGGTGCGATCGCGCTGAAAGACAACCTCTACGTCATCAACTCCCCCACCGGCGAAAAAGTCACCCTGGCCAAATCCACCGTCCAGCAACAAACCTTTTTCAACATCGCCGTTTTCATCCCCAACTCCCAACGCAACCAAATGATCGGCCTGTTGGGTAACTTCAACGGCAACCCCAAAGACGATATGACCATTCGCGGCAAAGGCGTCTTACCCGAGCAATCCAGCTACGGCAATCTCAGCCAAGCCCTCAGCTTCGTCGGCGTCAGCACCGGGCCTGTCTCCCTCAGCGCCGCCGAGCAACTGTACTTCAAGCAAATGTATAACGAATTTGGCAATAGCTGGCGCGTCTCCGCCACCGAATCCCTGTTCGACTATCCCCAGGGCCTGACCACCGCCAAATTCACCGACCTGAAATTCCCCAACGAATACCTCACCCTCAATATGCTCGGTCGGCAACGCATCGAAGCCGCCCAGAAAACCTGCCAAAAAGAAGGCGTCACTGCTGACATGATGGAAGGCTGCATCTTTGACGTAGGATTCTCAGGCTTTTCCGGCTTCGCCCGCACCACCGCCCAAATCAACAGCTACCTCAAAACCGCCCAAGCCCTCTTCCCCGGCCTCGGCATCCCCACCGTTGAACAAGCCGTCGATCGCGCCGTGGAAAAAGTCCGTCCCAAGGTCTGTTTACCCTTTGTCGGTTGCCGTTAA
- a CDS encoding tetratricopeptide repeat protein: MKRHVKRKLIYTLLMLGLTTGITLCFQSSTPAQTQISLIPTQEAATAGLVNDLNRQTAQLILQKKYAEAIAAAQHALEVGEPILGDHPAIATALNNLSMAYRILGQNDKIEPLLIRAIRINEATIGKENPDMAFSLNNLADFYREQRQHQKAETLFLRAIHLLEAKPDKADMNLLGSTFQNLARLYWEQQQWNQAVTMDLRALKILETRLGKSAAQLLPSLERTAATYHSQKQYAQAESLYLRVLAIREATYGKNNQNLANVLSSLGGTYTSQGKFAKAEPLLKRALALDEANLAKDDPNLATTLWNLGANYYLQKQYAQAEPLLTRSLNIQEKKLGATHPTTISSIEVLANLYKATGQNSLAQQYAQRAATLRKQSKMSNR, from the coding sequence ATGAAACGTCACGTCAAGCGCAAGCTGATCTACACTCTCTTAATGCTCGGTTTAACCACAGGAATCACCCTCTGTTTCCAAAGTTCGACCCCTGCCCAAACTCAAATCAGTCTTATCCCCACTCAGGAAGCCGCAACCGCAGGACTGGTCAATGATTTAAATCGGCAAACCGCTCAACTGATTCTCCAGAAAAAATATGCAGAAGCGATCGCCGCCGCTCAACATGCCCTCGAAGTGGGTGAACCCATCCTAGGCGATCATCCTGCGATCGCCACTGCCCTCAACAATCTGTCAATGGCCTACCGGATTTTAGGCCAAAACGACAAAATAGAACCTCTGCTAATCCGCGCCATTCGCATCAATGAAGCAACGATCGGCAAAGAGAATCCCGACATGGCTTTTAGCCTCAATAACTTAGCTGATTTTTACCGAGAACAGCGGCAACATCAGAAGGCCGAAACCTTATTTCTGCGTGCGATTCATCTGCTGGAAGCCAAGCCTGACAAAGCCGATATGAATTTATTAGGCTCTACGTTCCAGAATTTGGCAAGACTGTACTGGGAGCAACAACAATGGAATCAGGCCGTTACGATGGATCTGCGAGCGCTCAAAATCCTGGAAACCCGTTTGGGCAAGAGCGCGGCTCAGTTACTGCCTTCCTTGGAGAGAACCGCAGCGACCTACCATTCTCAAAAACAGTATGCTCAAGCAGAATCCTTGTATCTTCGTGTTCTTGCCATTCGAGAAGCAACCTATGGCAAAAATAACCAGAATCTTGCTAATGTTTTGAGTTCCTTAGGCGGAACTTACACAAGTCAAGGAAAATTTGCCAAAGCAGAACCCCTATTGAAACGTGCCCTCGCACTTGATGAAGCAAATTTGGCAAAAGACGATCCGAACCTAGCAACAACGCTCTGGAATTTAGGGGCTAACTACTATTTACAAAAGCAATATGCTCAAGCAGAACCCCTTTTAACCCGATCGCTGAATATCCAAGAAAAGAAATTAGGAGCAACCCATCCCACTACAATTTCATCGATCGAGGTATTAGCCAATCTCTACAAAGCCACAGGGCAGAATTCTCTGGCTCAGCAATACGCTCAACGTGCAGCAACGCTGCGAAAGCAAAGCAAAATGTCTAATCGCTAA
- a CDS encoding NACHT domain-containing NTPase, whose product MCAEAMADRSLQATPEGIQLAKVALKGMRLNQITLAQRLEVTRQPIGKFFRGETVSNDIFVRICEVLNLDWQVIAGISVAPEVTASTRLGHEPVDLPTLVQSTREAVRPHIQKQCGTMRVLDMEQPIELTGDRGIYTHVNILERVLGRRRLGVDDPLRDCDVELFDRFGLVRVTEQRVPGRDAVLKYRNLLVLGKPGAGKTTFLKYLAMQCLAGDLFADRVPLFVTLKDFAESPERSDLVEYLEQRGVFVSVGEVLRRGRGLVLLDGLDEVREEDTPQVLGQIRELVWRFGENAVVVTCRIAAQDYSLENFVEVQVDDFDENQIVAFVRNWFRAKGDESRAALMVEKLQENAPIQELASSPLLLTLLCLIFEDAVDFPVNRAELYKEGIDLLLKKWDKKRKVERDQIYKKLSLKLKENLLSSIALKTFKRNEFLIKQRVLEDYISDYIGNLPDAKDDPEALHLDSEAILRSIEAQHGLLVEQARGIYSFSHLTFQEYFVAWEIAKSQDDVARQQLVEQITDKRWQEVFLLTVGMLRNADKFLLAAKEKVDEIVVSDEKIQRFLQWVNGKAKSVKVPYKNASVRTCYFLLSNDCDPSFHLVKFLDQDLNRMPEMYFAHEPEHPLEHDFDLDCILKHLLDLLQMVSHEIKHYMRLDKKLDTEDDPALYRNLECALEGASENCSMVVWFLEDTLDRTVNYLLAGILRDQLQRLNNQINRARLASHDVFRRWWRAHGKKWTENLRQLMITHRNIGHDWQFTEEQKQLLRQYYDANLLLVQCLNSDCYVSRSVRQEIEETLLLPEIPLNPPSKGGL is encoded by the coding sequence TTGTGTGCGGAAGCTATGGCCGATCGATCGTTGCAAGCGACTCCTGAGGGGATTCAACTGGCTAAAGTTGCGTTGAAGGGGATGCGGTTGAATCAAATCACATTGGCGCAACGATTGGAGGTGACTCGGCAACCGATCGGGAAATTTTTTAGAGGGGAAACGGTCAGCAATGATATCTTTGTCCGGATTTGTGAGGTTCTTAATCTAGATTGGCAAGTCATTGCAGGGATTTCGGTAGCTCCTGAGGTGACGGCATCTACCCGTTTAGGCCATGAGCCAGTTGATCTTCCCACCCTCGTGCAGTCAACCCGTGAGGCAGTGCGTCCCCACATTCAGAAGCAGTGCGGCACAATGCGGGTGTTGGATATGGAACAGCCGATCGAACTGACGGGCGATCGGGGCATTTATACCCATGTGAATATCCTGGAGCGGGTGCTGGGACGGCGGCGGTTGGGGGTGGATGATCCGCTGAGGGATTGCGATGTGGAACTGTTCGATCGCTTTGGGTTGGTGCGGGTGACGGAACAGCGGGTACCGGGACGGGATGCGGTGCTGAAATACCGCAATTTGCTGGTGTTGGGCAAGCCGGGAGCAGGTAAGACGACGTTTTTGAAATATTTGGCGATGCAGTGTTTGGCGGGGGATCTGTTTGCCGATCGGGTGCCGCTGTTTGTGACGTTGAAGGATTTTGCAGAATCGCCGGAAAGGTCGGATTTGGTGGAATACCTCGAACAGCGTGGAGTGTTTGTGTCTGTGGGGGAGGTGCTGCGCCGGGGGCGGGGCTTGGTGTTGCTGGATGGGCTGGATGAGGTGCGGGAGGAGGATACGCCACAGGTTTTGGGACAGATCCGGGAATTGGTATGGCGATTTGGGGAGAATGCGGTGGTGGTGACCTGCCGCATTGCTGCGCAGGATTATAGTTTGGAAAATTTTGTGGAAGTACAGGTGGATGATTTTGATGAGAATCAGATTGTAGCGTTTGTGAGAAATTGGTTTCGGGCCAAGGGGGATGAATCTAGAGCAGCGTTAATGGTAGAGAAATTACAGGAAAATGCACCTATTCAGGAATTAGCTAGTAGTCCACTGTTATTAACGCTGTTGTGTTTGATTTTTGAGGATGCGGTGGATTTCCCGGTGAATCGAGCAGAACTGTATAAGGAAGGAATTGATTTGCTGCTTAAGAAATGGGATAAAAAACGTAAAGTTGAACGGGATCAGATTTATAAAAAACTATCTCTGAAACTTAAGGAGAACTTGCTCAGTTCCATTGCTCTGAAAACATTCAAACGGAATGAATTTCTCATAAAACAGCGAGTCCTAGAAGATTATATTTCCGATTACATTGGCAATTTACCCGATGCCAAGGATGATCCGGAAGCGCTGCATTTGGATAGTGAAGCGATTTTGCGTAGCATCGAAGCTCAGCATGGATTATTAGTAGAGCAGGCCAGGGGAATCTATTCCTTTTCCCACTTGACGTTTCAGGAGTATTTTGTCGCGTGGGAAATTGCCAAGTCACAGGATGATGTAGCACGACAACAATTGGTGGAGCAGATAACAGACAAACGCTGGCAGGAAGTATTTTTATTGACAGTGGGAATGCTACGGAATGCTGATAAATTTTTATTGGCAGCGAAGGAAAAAGTTGATGAAATTGTGGTAAGTGATGAAAAAATTCAACGTTTTCTACAATGGGTAAATGGAAAAGCAAAATCTGTGAAAGTTCCCTATAAAAATGCTTCTGTTCGAACCTGCTACTTCTTATTAAGCAACGACTGTGATCCATCATTTCATCTAGTCAAGTTTTTAGATCAAGATCTAAACCGTATGCCGGAGATGTATTTCGCTCATGAGCCTGAGCATCCTCTTGAACATGATTTTGACCTTGATTGTATTCTCAAACATCTTTTGGATCTTCTCCAAATGGTAAGCCATGAAATTAAGCATTATATGAGACTAGATAAGAAGCTTGACACTGAAGACGATCCTGCTCTGTATAGAAATCTAGAGTGTGCTTTGGAAGGAGCGTCGGAAAACTGTAGCATGGTTGTATGGTTTCTTGAAGATACTCTCGATCGAACGGTTAATTATTTGCTAGCTGGAATTCTAAGAGATCAACTTCAAAGGCTAAACAACCAAATCAATAGAGCAAGACTAGCTAGCCATGATGTCTTTCGACGATGGTGGAGAGCGCACGGTAAAAAATGGACAGAGAACCTACGCCAATTAATGATCACCCATCGCAATATCGGCCATGACTGGCAATTTACAGAAGAGCAAAAGCAATTGCTCCGGCAGTACTATGATGCCAACCTGTTGCTAGTGCAGTGTTTGAATAGCGATTGTTACGTGAGTCGTTCTGTGCGGCAGGAGATTGAGGAGACGTTGCTGTTACCAGAGATCCCCCTAAATCCCCCTTCAAAAGGGGGACTTTGA
- a CDS encoding ATP-binding cassette domain-containing protein, translating to MAEPLIELKGVTKTFGQHRVLDGVDLAIYPGEALGIIGPSGTGKSTILRVMAGLTAPDAGEIWVRGQLRQGLIEDNLRSGGIGMVFQQAALFDSLTVEENVGFVLYQHSRLPRKKIREMVEEKLAMVGLPGISQRYPAELSGGMRKRVSFARAIMANPDNPADSPALLLYDEPTAGLDPIASTVIEDLVRSLQHTDGVCESYVMVTHQDSTIRRTTDRIVFLYQGRVQWEGKCHEIDTTDHPMVRQFFGGQVEGPIQVLE from the coding sequence ATGGCTGAACCGTTAATTGAACTAAAGGGCGTAACCAAAACCTTTGGGCAGCATCGAGTGTTGGATGGGGTAGATCTGGCGATTTATCCTGGGGAAGCCTTGGGCATCATTGGGCCTTCGGGAACGGGTAAATCAACCATTTTGCGAGTGATGGCAGGGCTGACAGCTCCAGACGCTGGGGAAATTTGGGTCCGGGGGCAATTGCGGCAGGGGTTGATTGAGGATAATCTGCGATCGGGCGGCATTGGTATGGTTTTCCAGCAGGCGGCCCTGTTTGACTCGCTCACTGTGGAAGAAAACGTAGGCTTTGTGTTGTATCAGCATTCACGGCTGCCCCGTAAAAAAATCCGGGAGATGGTGGAAGAAAAGCTGGCTATGGTAGGGTTACCAGGGATTAGTCAGCGCTATCCTGCGGAGTTGTCAGGGGGGATGCGGAAGCGAGTCAGCTTTGCGCGAGCCATTATGGCCAATCCAGATAATCCAGCGGACTCTCCCGCGCTGTTGCTCTATGATGAGCCAACGGCAGGGCTGGATCCGATTGCTTCTACCGTGATTGAGGACTTGGTGCGATCGTTGCAACATACCGATGGGGTCTGCGAGAGTTACGTGATGGTGACTCACCAGGACAGCACGATTCGGCGAACCACCGATCGCATTGTGTTTCTCTATCAAGGCCGGGTGCAATGGGAAGGAAAGTGTCACGAGATTGATACAACAGACCATCCAATGGTCAGACAATTTTTTGGTGGACAGGTCGAAGGGCCAATTCAGGTGCTGGAGTGA
- a CDS encoding pyridoxal phosphate-dependent aminotransferase, with translation MKLAARIGQVTPSLTLAIDAKAKAMKRDGIDICSFSAGEPDFDTPEHIKNAAIEALKSGKTRYGPAAGEPQLRAAIAQKLQTDNQLSLQAENVVVTNGGKHSLFNIFLALVDPGDEVIIPAPFWVSYPEMVKLAGGTPVILPTTAESGYKITPEQLRSAITPQTKILVMNSPSNPTGMVYSPAEIRAIADVVVEKDILVVSDEIYEKLLYDGAEHLSIGAASPEAFARTIISNGFAKAYAMTGWRLGYAASGSPELIKAVTTLQSQSTSNVCTFAQFGAIAALEGSQDCVAHMLSAFTERRQAIYDMINAIPGLSCVKPNGAFYMFINIRQLGMSSLEFCDALLSEQQVALIPGIAFGADDHVRASYATDMTTIERGMERIATFVKSRL, from the coding sequence ATGAAGCTGGCAGCACGGATTGGGCAGGTAACACCTTCATTGACGTTGGCGATCGATGCAAAGGCCAAAGCCATGAAGCGAGATGGCATTGATATTTGCAGCTTCAGTGCGGGGGAACCGGATTTTGATACCCCAGAGCATATCAAGAATGCCGCGATCGAGGCTCTCAAGTCTGGAAAAACGCGCTACGGCCCCGCCGCTGGGGAACCGCAGTTGCGGGCAGCGATCGCCCAGAAGTTGCAAACTGATAATCAACTTTCCCTCCAGGCCGAAAATGTGGTCGTTACCAATGGCGGCAAGCATTCCCTATTCAACATTTTTCTGGCCTTGGTCGATCCCGGGGACGAGGTGATCATTCCCGCGCCCTTCTGGGTGAGCTATCCCGAAATGGTTAAACTGGCGGGTGGAACGCCAGTCATTCTGCCCACGACCGCAGAGTCAGGGTATAAAATTACGCCGGAACAGCTGCGATCGGCCATCACGCCCCAAACCAAAATTCTGGTGATGAATTCACCCTCCAACCCCACGGGGATGGTCTATAGCCCTGCGGAAATTCGGGCGATCGCAGACGTGGTGGTGGAAAAAGACATTCTGGTCGTCTCCGATGAAATCTACGAAAAACTGCTCTACGATGGCGCGGAGCATCTCAGCATCGGAGCGGCTAGTCCCGAAGCCTTTGCCCGAACCATTATTAGCAACGGGTTTGCTAAAGCCTATGCGATGACGGGTTGGCGATTGGGCTATGCGGCCTCCGGCTCACCGGAGTTGATTAAAGCCGTGACCACGTTGCAAAGCCAAAGTACCTCGAACGTCTGCACCTTTGCCCAATTCGGCGCGATCGCGGCGCTGGAAGGTTCCCAGGATTGTGTGGCGCATATGCTGTCGGCCTTTACGGAACGGCGGCAGGCCATTTACGACATGATTAACGCGATTCCGGGCCTGTCCTGCGTGAAACCCAATGGGGCGTTCTACATGTTCATCAACATTAGGCAATTGGGGATGTCGTCTTTGGAATTTTGCGATGCGCTTCTGAGTGAGCAGCAGGTGGCCCTGATTCCGGGCATTGCCTTTGGGGCGGATGACCATGTGCGGGCTTCCTACGCCACGGATATGACGACGATCGAACGGGGCATGGAACGAATTGCCACGTTTGTCAAATCGCGTCTGTAA